AAAACTGAAGGATATGAATTTCCATGTTAATAGGAACTGTCATGTACATAAAATCCACACCAAGGCACATGACCTTGAAATTTCGAAACACTGGCAAGGAAAGAGATTCTGAAagcttccagaaagaaaacaggtaccatataaagaaatgcaaattagactGACGTTaagcttttcaaaaataatacatgGAACTAGAAACCAAAGGAGTAATGCCTtgaaattctgagggaaaattaTTTCACTAAATAAAACGAAGGAGTagatttaatatttgttaaaggaaaacatgggatggaggaaatggggacaacataagagagaggggaaaggaattGCCATTGCAGTGTTGGTACAGAAGCTCTAGAACAAGATCAGATTGAGGACTGCAAGAAAAAGGTCAAGTTGATAGAATACCTTATGTAGTTGACTGTATTTAGAAGAGATTTTCAATTCTATTTACATTTATGAGGATGATGTAGGGATTGGTATATAGAAACATAGCAAATGAAGAAATAGGCAATTATTAACTCCTCAGTAAAAGCAAAactttgtaaaagaaaacaaatgtgattACAGTATACTAGTTGGTTTAACTGTgaataatagaaacaaaacacaatCACTGAATATTGATTTCATCATCGTGACTactatttacataatatataaacaatgaACATTAATATAGGACTAAAACTTTTCAGAAGATAGATTGAGGGAATATGGGTGTGACAGGAAAGTTCTATAAAAGGTAAATCCATATGATCctagaaggaaatcaaaaaataatttctggaacTAAAAAGGATACAGCAATATAAAGCATGTTATTTGGAAACAAGGATAGTGATACTAGAAGAAATGGCTAAATAAACTGGTGGTGTTTGAAAACTGTTGATTTCTGTTATAAGTTTACTGGAACTATTTGACTTTCAAAACCATTTGTACATGTTATTTTGATTAGCTTATAGTTTATTTTCCCTTACCTCCCAAAACAtggaagagatggaaaatgatatatttGGCAAATACCAACTAAAATAAAGCTAATGGGCAATGTTAATATtgacaaaataaaattccagaccaaacaatattaatatatattatgagTTTACCTTGTAAGAACAAAAGGCTCAAATATACCAATAAGataaaatttgagtttattttcttttactcaaaCTTGTATGCAGGAAAAATGACAGGAAAATATAGGTAAACCCAACaatacatacctatcagaaactgagagaccaggaaagaaaattaaagtagacaagatttaaaaatggactttaaaagttTGACTTACTACAgagaacttttcattttttaaagaacacacgGAACACTTAGAAAAATTGATGAAGCTGTTGGTTTTGAAGAACTGATGTTCAAAAAGAACAGCTTCTTTGACTACAGTGTAGCTAAATTAGgactcaacaataaaaacatggaataacaaaatgaaacaaaaatctgttttatGGGTTAAGTAGTAATTGCCCCAAAATTCCTGTCCCCAGGAAACTTCagaatgtgatgttatttggaaatagggtctttgcagatgtcattagtTAAAGATCTCTAGGTTATATCATCCTGGATGTAGGGTGGGCCTTAAATCCAATGATTAGTGTACTTacaaaaagaggagaggaggccatgtgaagacaggagcagagattggagttatgctgtcCAAAGCCAGGGAGCACTAGGGGtcactagaagctggaagagacaaagaaggattcTCCCAGATAGACTAGTTCTAAAACATGGCTTTAGAAACTAAATCCAACATTTCCAGTAACCATAGGAACAGTTAAAATAAACTTTGCCATGAAAGCCCTTATATCATGCTTGATATAGGGAGGTAGGAAGATGTAAGAACCAGGACACATGAGACATGACATTTTATCTACAACTCCTGTTTGCTTTACTGAGGGTGTAGTTTCAAATTCAGTCACCCTCTTCAGCTTCAGACTCAGATTCTTCTTCAGCATTTTTGAGCCACTCTCCAAACTTTTTCATTTGCTCAAGGATAACACTTTTCCCCTTGGCAGCATGTGCATCTTTATACCATTTCAGAATGGGTTCTTCACTCAGAACTTCAGCTTTATAAAAGAGCAGCACTATTTTCTGGAAGGCTTTCATGAAACGAATGTCGTCATAGCAATACTCCTGAATCTTCAGTAACGGAGTCAGCTCAGACTGACCTTGAGTTGTAAAGGCAGCAAGGAGAGGGCTGTATTGCTTCAAGCGCTTGATGGCTTGCTCTGCTACAAGCTCCTCTTTTTTGTTCCATTCCACGGTGCTCATTACACTGGACCATACTATTCCGATGACAACTGGTTCTGGGATGTTGTTTTTTTTCATCTCCTCCTTGATATACAAAATTTTATCCTTAAATGGATCACCACGAGACATCTGTTCTTGAAGTTCTTTCTGGAGTTCCTTACGAGCTCCTGTGGTTTGCTGATTCCAAACATACTCTGAAAGCTCTTTCAAGCCTGCCTCGGTAAAATACTTTGTGAAGTGTTCAATGCTTTGTTTATTGGCAGGAAAAAGTTCCATCAGTCTGTTATCCATGCTCACTTTCCAAAGACTTGGAGCTACTGCATtgatatctttttcatttatccatGATTTAAAGAGCTTTACAACCAAAGCTGCTGAAACCCCTTTAACCAAATTCTCATTATAAAGGCTATTAAGAATGGATGCATTAAGTGTTCCATTAGCCAGAAGGACACCGGTCAACATAGCCAGGTTGTTCCTCTCCGACTCTGAAAAACCCTTTAAGAACAGCAGCAGCTTTTTAACCTCATCTTCAAAACCTTTCTCCAGGTATTTGTAGCACCTGATTAACTTGTTAAAAACCTGAGCAAATGCTTACATGGTCTCGAGGTCTTCTTGTGCTGCGAACACACAGACATCTGTacgcatcatgtcatctgccagtGTACCGCCTGGGGCCAGCATTCCACCGGCCACCagaatgtcaaagagtgtttctgCATATCGGCAGTAATCAAGTTTTGCTCCAGAAGCATCAAGAAACTTTGCTACTGCTTCCAAATCAGTACCAGTTTCAGTTAAGCCTTGAATAATGCAGTCTTAAAACTGAGTAGAGTCAAACCTCTCTTTTGcatctctttttctggttttaaaacgCTGGCCTGATAGCGTTGCCTTTACTGCTTTTGATTACTCATAAAAGACACCCGAATTTAAGGCGAAGAGAAAAGAGCCAGAAATCCCGGAGGTGGCGGCAACTGCGGTGGTGTCTCCTCCGCCACATGAATATTCTTTACAGCAGTTTTCGTAATAGCTCCAAACTGGCAATTACCCAGAGgccattatttttatatgtactaTGCCATTATTTTTCCAGTAGTATGAGTGAATTGTAGCATATTGCCACTGTTGAATAGTAACCAGTAAATGAGACTGagtaaaagacaaatatatgttttaacaCTTAACGAATCTTACAAATATAATGTAAGAGAAGAAAGCAAGACATAAAGGCTATGtgctgtattattccatttatataaagttcagaaaTATAAGTCATTTGTTGCATTTAAAATGGGGTGTTATGCTCAGCCTGGGGGAGATTGAAAGAATGAGGGGAGAGAATGTAGGGTtctaggcagattttttttttaaaacctgggtACATGTTCACTTTTTACCAATTCACTGAGTTCTCTGTGCATTTTTTGATACATGTCTTCTGATACATAatgcaaaagattttttttaagatacttttttaaaaacaacaaaaaataagtacTTAGAAATGAATCTCACAAAGGACATGCAAAACTAATGTAGAGAAAATGATAAAGCTTCATTGAAATATATTaaggaagacttaaataaattcaATGAATCGCTACTCAAAATTCCAGTAGAATTTTTCATGGAACTTGACAGGCTGATTCCAAAATTTGTTGGAAAATCAAGAAGTCTATTTAAAGAATAAGGTAAGGGAACTTGCCATACCAGACATCAAAagacttatgtgtgtgtgtgtgtgtgtgtgtgtgtatacatatataaaatttatatataatttatatatgtataaaatatatatatttaagatctCACTTGCaaaggaataaacaaagaaaagtggAACAACATGTTGACCCAGAAACACACCCATGAATGTGGAAACTAATATATGACACAGATGACATAAGAATCCTAAGACATAAGAAAGGGTAAACTATTCAATAGTGTTTGGGCCATTGATTatatatgtaagaaaaaataaaatcagatagaTCCCTGCTGCACACTAAACAAAAATGTAGTCCAAatgatattaaatgtaaaaaggaaatCTTTAAGCTTTTAGAATTTAGATGACTATCCTTTGACCATGAAAtaatgatttcttaaataagacacacaaagcacagaccacgaaggaaaaagaaaacaagtggtattattaaaatgaaaaattttgtgcaccgaaagacatcataaataattcaaagacaagacacagactgagagaagatatttgaaactcatacaacctaccaagaaatTTTATAGTAATGTTCATTGTAAtgcttttcaatattaaaaaattagaaatagcctAAAGTGTATCAACAGGTGAAAATTGATATATTAATTCCATAGAATTCTACATAACACTAAGAATGAGTTCATTAGAGTCACTAAGAGTAAATCCCCCAATCGTAATACTGAGTGTaaaaggcaagttacttaaaggTACACAGAGTATTCTACcctttatataaagtttaaagacATGCAAAACAATCCAGTACCTTGTTGACTAATACATGCAGCACTGTATAGTAAAAAGTTCAAGAACATCTTTGAGATTGACGAACTCTAAATTGAGCTTAAGGTTGCTACTGAAAAGAGAGAATGGTATCATTGAGGCTTTACACAGGGTATCATTATCATTATATCATTATATCTGTAatgttttatcttatttcttaAGCTCTATAGTAGACACATTGGTGTTCATTATGTTGTTTTTAGTAATCTGTATTGCCTTTCTGACTGCTCTGTTGAAAAATATTCATGCTTGGAGATAGGAAGTGAATCTCTTGTCAATCCATTGTAAAAAACATAAACCATATTAACTGCTTGATAACTGTATCCTAGTTGTTGTAttggtgatttttaatttatttaccaaCATTAGTATTTTGCACTTGAGTTTTCtcatacaataaaaaagaaaagagctgatTTTAAAAGACCAATAAGGTAGATAAATCTCTAGCAAGTATgaccaagaaaaacagaaagaaaatagaaagcgtTAGACAAATTTAACCTcaggagattttaaaaagttatatgagtataatatataaaatctaGATGATATAGATGCTTTTCTAGGATTATACGAAATATCAAAATTTGCCCCCTAAGTGACAAAAATGTTGAATAGGCTTGTTCAGATGTACTTTACTACTTGGAAAGATACctgatctggattttttttttttttaactgttgcatCAAATCAGCAAAGAACAGATTTTGTTTAAAGTGATTGTACACAGAAGAATATGGAAAACTTTCCAAACCCCCCAAAACTGTCATATGTTATAAAGTCATTGAAACTGTCACAGCTTTTACATGGTTGAGCCTAAGAGAtgctttttttcctaatatataaggaggtttttgtttttgtttttgtttggggtggagggggtggattACTTGCTTGTgttatcttttccttctccctgggaTCAAATGACATCATTATTCCAGATGCTCAAGTTCAAGTTCTCATCACTGGGGATGAGGACCTCTcagacaaaaaccagaaaaaggagATCTACAGTAAAAGGGCAGTGACCGAGGCTGCTCGATCTGAAGAAAAAGAATCCTTGCAGAAAGACACTACAGGTAGTGGAACTGTAGAATTATCTGCCTACTGTTCTATTCTGGCCttctaaaatgaatataaatagaaaagtatTATATATTCTTGCTCTCTTCAACCCTGCATCTTCTTCATATGTGAAATAGGATGTTAGCTGCAACTTTTGGTATACATTGGCAGGTAAAactaacatttttaaagctctttgagATATTTTTGGAGAACTTTGTGAATATTGTACACAAATTAATCTCATTGCCAGAAATTCACATAATGGACTTTTTAAAACTCTactgataaaaatatttgttgccaTGAGATACTAATTctctaataaaattgttttacataGGCCTTTGTTCTTCAGGAATTTAGCTTGTTTACTTCCTAACAACCTACCCAGTTAATTTACTTCGGTAGGACTGTGCTGATTAAAAATGCCTGTAAAAGTGTGTTTAGTTTAGGATAGTTTTGGCTCtgagagatgaaaacaaaaacaaaatgacattggcttaaagaagacagaaaagagtaTCAGGGAACAAAGCTCTTTCTCTCCTGTTGCTTCAACATTTTAGCCTCCATTCTCATGCTGTAGTTATCAGACACGTATTCCAgccagcagaaaggaaaaaaaaggaaaaagaaaaaagtgtatttcttcctttaaatacttCTCAAAAGTTAAATGTACCATTCCCCTTCCATCCTATTGGCCAGACTTATTCACACGGTCACACCAACCTATGttgccagggaggctgggaaatataaTCTCTATGATGGTATGCCCAGCTAAGTCAGGTtctattttagaggaaaaggaaaatggatttcGGAGGACAGCTGGTAGTCTGCCAcaagtataaataaaaacatagttTGGAGTATAATTAGccacttctctttttttgtgtattGCTTCTTTTTCAGAAGTTATATTGTATTCTGGGCAATATAGTATTCGAAAATTTACCcgcttttttgctgtttttaaacgAATGCTTCAGAAAAAGTTTTGATCATGTTAATCTCCTCATCAGAAAGTTTTCATTGcccttgaaaataaaaactaggacttcgctggtggtgcaatggttaagaatccgcctgccaatgcaggggacacgggttccagccctcctgtgctccgcaacaagagaagccaccgcactgagaagcccgcgccccacaatgaagagtagccctgctcgccgcaactacagaaagcccgcacgcagcaacgagcacccaatgcaaccaaataaataaataaataaatacatttattaaagaaaaagaatgaaaactaaacTTTTTGAGCCTAGTCTTTCAGAACAGTAGAATGGGCTCCCAAAGAACCTTTCAAAGgctaatttttctcctttccttacaAATTCTATAATCTAATAAATTATATACTTGCACTGTTTCTTAGATGTTCCGTTGCTTTCctgattccatttttttcatatgtattcaCCTTTGCCcaaaatgcttttctctttccatctcagttttttggtttgttttaaacatctttattggagtataattgcttgacaatggtgtgttagtttctgctttataacaaagtgaatcagctatacatatacatatatccccatatctcctccctcttgcgtctccctcccaccctccctatcccacccctctaggtggtcacaccgcactgagctgatctccctgtgctatgcggctgcttcccactaactatctattttacatttggtagtatatgagtccatgccactctctcacttcgtcccagcttccccttcccgctccccgtgtcctcacgtctgttctctacgtctgcgtctttattcctgtcctgcatcCATCTCACTGTTTATCCAGTGTAACTCTCTTCTCACACTAGTAGATGCTTgagaggtattttaaaataatttttgtcagCTTCCTGTCTGAATCTTGATTTCCCTCTCTTAGGTTCCAGTGCTGCTGCTGCTTCAGAGCAGTCAGCTCAACTACAAGACACGAAGATTGATAATCTACCAGACACTAAAGCCATTAAACAGAAAGGGGAGATCCACAGTAAGAGGACAGTTCCTAAGGAAGCCTGGCCCGAAGAGGAGAAATCCTTGCAAATAGATATTGCAGGTAATGGGGAGTGGGGTAGggggtgtgagagagagagagcatgcacACGCAAACGCCTGTGTCTACGTGTTTCCACTTAATTCTGATGAGACTATAGTCTCACAATTTAAACAGAGTTCcatctttttagtttttgctttcttATGCATATCACTTCAGTGCTTCTTTGTCTGTGtggatgtatgtatttatttgtaagaTAATTGTTACTTCTGGGAAAAGACACTGGcaatttagaaacaaaattacaATTAAATACCCAAGGCTGATAGTATTAGAAGTGAAGTACCATGTCTCAACACTGAAACAGGGGAGGGAAAGCTTAAGGCATTCCAGATGACTGtgacaaagacagaaagaatctcaatacaaacttttaaaaaattacaataaaaaagacCCAAGATCAAATCTATTTATGTTTAC
This genomic stretch from Balaenoptera acutorostrata chromosome 12, mBalAcu1.1, whole genome shotgun sequence harbors:
- the LOC130709382 gene encoding eIF5-mimic protein 2-like isoform X1; the encoded protein is MLTGVLLANGTLNASILNSLYNENLVKGVSAALVVKLFKSWINEKDINAVAPSLWKVSMDNRLMELFPANKQSIEHFTKYFTEAGLKELSEYVWNQQTTGARKELQKELQEQMSRGDPFKDKILYIKEEMKKNNIPEPVVIGIVWSSVMSTVEWNKKEELVAEQAIKRLKQYSPLLAAFTTQGQSELTPLLKIQEYCYDDIRFMKAFQKIVLLFYKAEVLSEEPILKWYKDAHAAKGKSVILEQMKKFGEWLKNAEEESESEAEEGD
- the LOC130709382 gene encoding eIF5-mimic protein 2-like isoform X2, with the translated sequence MLLEQNLITADMQKHSLTFWWPVECWPQVFNKLIRCYKYLEKGFEDEVKKLLLFLKGFSESERNNLAMLTGVLLANGTLNASILNSLYNENLVKGVSAALVVKLFKSWINEKDINAVAPSLWKVSMDNRLMELFPANKQSIEHFTKYFTEAGLKELSEYVWNQQTTGARKELQKELQEQMSRGDPFKDKILYIKEEMKKNNIPEPVVIGIVWSSVMSTVEWNKKEELVAEQAIKRLKQYSPLLAAFTTQGQSELTPLLKIQEYCYDDIRFMKAFQKIVLLFYKAEVLSEEPILKWYKDAHAAKGKSVILEQMKKFGEWLKNAEEESESEAEEGD